In the Oncorhynchus keta strain PuntledgeMale-10-30-2019 chromosome 32, Oket_V2, whole genome shotgun sequence genome, CGTTGTTGCAGATCTTTGTGAGTGATGGAGGTATGGAAGGTCCCACTGCCCAGTCTACAGACTAATGGGGAAAGCAGGAGGATTCCTCTCATTCCTGAGTGCTGAGGAGATCCCAGGCCAGCTGACAGTCAGACTCTGGCTGGAACAACACAACATCCCTTTGTTAGACACATTCATGGGAGATTGAGCTTGCAGGGCAACTCCTGCTGTCCTCAATGCCTTGCAGGGCTGAATACCTCAACTCCCTGTAGAGGTTAACTGAGTGGTATTGTTGTGTCCTCCTGACCATCCTCTAAGCGTGTTTCTCTGGCTGTCTTTCTGTCTTGGTCTCCAGGAGAAGAGTGGTTCCACCGTCCCCTCCATCCTCAACAGGATGCAGACCAAGCAGACCCCGCCCACCTTCAACAAGACCAACAAGTTCACCTCGGGCTTCCAGAACATTGTAGACGCCTACGGTATCGGCAACTACCGCGAGATGAACCCAGGTAACCCCATCTGACACCACCAACctcgtctctctgtgtctgtcgctctctccatCATTCAACTACCTATTGTTCAAATGATAGGCATTGTTGTTTCATGTACCTCACTAGGCAGCAGACTTTTATTTTGTAGGGATCTCATAACTCACATAATGTCTATGTATCCAGCTGGCTAGATCACTGAGCCAAAGCAGGTGATAAATGTTCACCCCCGGTGCCAAGTCTATTTCCCCCATTATCACCCCATCACTGTCAATCATGCTGTATTGTGTATCACTGgtacgtgtgtctgtgtgagcttGGGTTGGCTCACTCTCCCATTCCTCAATGTGTACGCTCATGAGTCCTCCCTGTCCCCAGCCCCATACACCATCATCACCTTCCCCTTCCTATTCGCTGTCATGTTTGGGGACCTGGGCCACGGGGTGCTCATGACCTGCGCTGCCCTCTACCTGGTCCTGAGAGAGAGCCGCCTGGTCGCCCAGAAGAACGACAACGAGGTAGGGACATCACTACCCCTGCCATCAGCCCATCAGCTCCACCACCCCTCACACCTTATCCAGCCTCTAGCTGCATTACTGGGGACTAAACAGGGCTTGGTTGCCTCTCTGCTTTAGACAGAATCTATGGCCCTAACACTGTAGTGGCATCATGATGGCCAGTTTAACTTTCAAGTTGGTGCTTTTTGAGTGTGAATAAATAACCAAATCCTCTGGCTAAAACAAAATGTAACTGAGACCAGATTCTAACAGTGTAAAGTATCACTTCTGGTCTGTGTGGCTGTTGGATGTGGTGCGCGTTCAGCAGGACGCAATATTTTGGAACGTTCAGAACAGACATGTAGAATAAGGAATCACTTCGGCTCTATTCGTGTTCGTGTTTCTTCTGTCTGCAACGTTCTACGGTGTTTGGCAACGGAACATGGCCATAGTTTGAATGTGTCACTTCCTGTCTGCGGGTGTAGATGTTCAACATGGTTTTAGATTCAAACAGTGtcacttcctgtctgtgtgtagatGTTCAGCATGGTGTTTGCTGGGCGCTACATCATCCTACTGATGGGCGTCTTCTCGATTTACACCGGCATCATCTACAACGACTGCTTCTCCAAGTCCCTCAACATGTTTGGCTCTGGTTGGAGCGTCAGGCCCATGTTCGACCCCCGCGCTAACAACCTCACCTGGTCGTAAGTATCCCTCTCTATCAGTCTCGTACTGTCTGTGGATGAGATTAGTTTGCCTCCTGTACCTTGTTGGCAGTGCCCTCTGAAGTGATGATTCATGCCATGTTTGATGTTCTCAGGTTTCAGACACTTGATGAAAACAAGGTTTTACAGTTGGACCCCGCAGTAAGAGGAGTCTTCAATGGACCTTACCCCATTGGCATTGACCCAGTGAGTACTCCGTCTCTGTGACAACAAGCTAAAGTCCCCTTACAATAAAGATGGAATGTGAGCTAAATTCTTTTTGTTAGTGTTATTTTGATAAATGTGATGTTACATTTCTATCATCCTGATTTCATTGTCTTTTGACTGTGTTCTTCAGATCTGGAACATCGCCACCAACAAGCTGACCTTCCTCAACTCCTTCAAGATGAAGATGTCAGTGATCCTGGGGGTCATCCACATGCTGTTTGGAGTGTCTCTCAGTTTCTTCAACCACCTGTGAGTCACGCTTAAGCTAAAGTCCTTGTATATAGAgcactgtctatgaatttgaaagGGTTTATATTTCCTTATCCCTCTGCTGTCTACCAAAATAAGTGGTGGGGCGAtttgaatttattttaatttaacatTTTTTATCTCAGACCAACTTTAAGCAACCATGACAGTTTCTTTCCTGTCTGTACAGGACTGGTTTATCCGATGGTAAACATGTCTTGTTTTCTGAAGGTATTTCAAGAAACCCCTGAACATCTACCTGGGCTTCATCCCAGAGATTGTGTTCATGGCCAGTCTGTTTGGCTACCTGGTCATCCTGGTCTTCTATAAGTGGTTGGCCTACGACGCTCACACCTCCAGAAATGCTCCCAGTCTTCTCATCGCCTTCATCAACATGTTCCTGTTCAACTATAACGACCCCACCAACCAGCCCCTCTACAGAGGACAGGTGATCATTCCATCCATCCTTTCATCTGTCACTCTGtccttttttaaaaatatttttcttGTGCGAGCCATTTTCTGGTGGGATAATGTGTGACGCCCCATACGCATCTAacatctctcgttctctcgtccTTCCCCTCCACAGATGGTTATTCAGACGCTGCTGGTGTTGATAGCCCTGGCGTGTGTTCCCTGTATGTTGATAGTGAAAACCCTGGTTCTACGCCGACAGTACCTCTGGAAGAAGAACTTGGTACTGTAGTaacatctgcacacacacacacacatttgttccATTGGGGTCTGGAGTGTAGAGTTTGTGACCCCAGCAATAACCCCTGTCGTCCTCTTTGTCTGTTCCTCCAGGGCACCCAGAACTTTGGGGGGATCCGGGTGGGAAACGGCCCCACGGAGGACGAGGCTGAGATCATCCAGCACGACCAGCTCTCCCAGCACTCGGAGAACGACGAGCATGAGGTGAGACCAGGATGCCCCCAGCCTCTACTCTGTTAGCCTAGCGTATGTGACCAGAGTAGTCTATTATAATGTTGGCCCAAGACTTAATAGCGGATCCCATTGGACACTGCTGTTGGCAATATGATCCAGACCTAGTCCAGATGGAATAACCATGAATAATGAAGCCATCAGCCACACATAGAAACCCAACCCATTTACTTTACATTACCAGAGCTCTCATATTCCCTGCTTCACTAACAGCAGCATAGAATACGTATTCATTATAGAAGTGGGATCTGGCAGGAGCAAATGAAACTGACCACAAAGCTAATCCAGCAGCTCTTATTACTCAACATGTGCGTAATTGTAATACCTACAAAAATGTCATTTTTACATTTTTCGAGTTGATTCAGTGGGACTACCTTGCCTTTTCAGGAGTTTCTGATTAACATATGAAATGATACAACAGGCTCCTATGAACCTCAAACCAGTCAGTTTGTTTCTGTAGCTCTCAGGAATCGGTTATGGCTGTTTACAGACAGTTTGCTCTTTTATGGTTCCAGGACCCAGGATTTATAGAGCTGCTTTCAAAGCGCCTCACACAGATTCCTACCCTCTCTCATTGTTGACCTTTTGAAGTGGAGaggaatttgatttgattggaggTTACTTTATTTAGCAATGTTAGTCTCTACAGTCCGTGCCACTATAAACTTTTTGGCCTTGGACAAGAAGAGATCTCTACGTGATTCAGTGGACGGGGCTATGCTGGAACAAGTCTTTTAATTCTGGTATGTTGTATTCATTTCCAAGACGTTTTAGAGCCGTGTCACATCGCATGTTGATAATGTGAGCTCTGGCTCATGTATCACCATGCAATCCGCTTCGAGCCATTTTTATTAATGGCATAGTGTGTGTTTTAGAGTTGTGCAGCTCCTCCCTCTGGCCAGCAGGTGTTCAGGCAGGCAGGGTGCTAAGTAACTAACAGTAAATATAGCATTTCTGTTTTAACATGGAGGAACTCATTTTAACAGGCCACCTTTACAGATGTATTGCTTATAAACTACTCTGGTCATCTGGTCAAGTATCCAAATCAGGCTAACTGTGTTAATCCTCAGCGACAGAACTGAATTAATTAGTGTTCAATTGGGAAGTACAGTCTTTGGCCTTCGTTATGGTAAATGGCTGTACTACCGTTAACTAGGCTAAAGCTTTAGTTAGCTTTCTCCTAACCAGCCTCTCTGAATGGCTGAGCAGGGTGTAACCCAAACAGCCCACTCCCACCTGCTGCCACTGTCAGAAGTGGGTCACCAACCCCATTGGTCACCACATTCCCCATCACCGTCTCCCCTAGCaaccacagacacaaacacaacaaCGATATGCCAAAGATATATCTGGAAATGTCACAGTAGAATGTTGTCACAGTACTAGGCATGTACAAATGCATGCTTTTGGAGGAATGGTTATGCATCCCCTAGATACCAGTGCCATAATGTTTTTATGCAGCCCCTTAAGGAACTCTGTCAGTAGTTTTGATCCAGTGCCTGTGATGACTGCAACACCTAATTACCTTCTGTATATTATACATCTCCATTTCCCATGTTTTACTGTCattgttttctcctgtttctctcacCACTGTGTTCTGTTGTCCTGTCACCTGTCACTAACAAATCTAACTTGTCAATTGCTTTCAAGGCCCCCGAGGAGGAAGTGGTAAGCCAGGCACTCATGCCCCCATCCCCTTACCCAAAGCGCATGTCTTGCTAGTCTGTCTTTGAGCCTCCTcttgtgtgtgtgatagtgtgtgtctctgtcctgcatGTGTGTTCTGTCCCCTGAGGCTGTGTGGTCTGAGTTTTTGCTGTCTCTGGGTGTTCAAGGGATTCTTCTAACGCGCAGCCGCACACTGAGACTAGTAGTTCTTCCTGTCTGCCCCGATCATGAGGTGGTACTACCATTACCAGCATGGCATATCCTGCACAGCTCCTCATTTGTCTGCTTCATGGGCCGTAAGGAAGGAGCTTCTTGGGAGACCTCTGCTACAGAGGTCTGACTAGTGGGTCAGGCTGCTGTTTCTGGAGCTGTTTTAATCTGGTGAATGTCTTCCTCAATGTGGTACCGTTTAGCCATGAACTTCACTGTCGTTAGACATTGCCCCGGACCTCATTTGGACCGGTCTCCCGGTCCCTGTACTATTGTGTCCTTGTCACCGAGGGGTTTATACTggatgtgtgttctctctctccccctcctcctccagtttaaCTTTGGGGATGTGGCTGTGCACCAGGCCATCCACACCATAGAATACTGTCTGGGTTGCATCTCCAACACAGCTTCCTACCTACGCCTATGGGCCCTCAGCCTGGCCCACGCACGTGAGTACACAAACCTCATGTTCTcccctctcgctgtctctctacCGTTTTTTTTGGTTTCTCTTTGAAAGGGTACAGTAAAACAGTTGATTTCCTTCTGTGATCCGACAGAGCTGTCAGAGGTTCTGTGGACCATGGTGATGCACCTTGGCCTGTCCTCCAGGAGCTTTGGGGGTTTCGTTGCCTTGTCCATCATCTTCGGCGCCTTCGCCGTCCTCACTGTCTGCATCCTGCTCATCATGGAGGGCCTGTCTGCCTTCCTGCACGCACTGCGCCTGCACTGGTGAGAGAGACACTGCTCTCTTGCACTTAGACAACATGTTTGTTCAGTCTGTAGAGTCTCAAACCAAGGTCTCTAGTACCTTCCCTGCATTTAACAGCTGTTGGGCTGTTAGGGATCCATCTTCTGCTAGTCTGGATTCCTCATTGACTTGGGTCAAATCctgttttattggtcacatacacatggttagcagatatagtgagtgtagcgaaatgcttatgcttctagatctgacagtgcagcagaatctaacaggtaatatctaacaactccacaacaaaacctaatacacacaatctagtatagaaatgggataagaatatataaatatatggttgATCAGTGACGGAGTGGCTAAGATGCAGTAGATAGAATagtgtagtatacagtatatacatatgagatgtaaTGCGAGATATGTAAACGTTCttagtggcattattaaagtgactagtgctCCAGTTATTacagtggccaatgatatcaagtctgtatgtaggcagcagcctctctgtgttagtgataatggctgtttaacaatctgatggccttgagatagaagctgtttttcagtctcttggtccctgctttgatgcacctgtactgacctcgccttctggatgatagtggggtgaacagacagtggctctggtggttgttgtccttgatgatctttatggccttcctgtaacatcgggtgctgTGTCCTGgacggcaggtagtttgcccccggtgatgcgttgtgcagacctcactaccctctggggagctctgtggttgtgggcggtgccgttgccgtaccaggcggtgggtgatgcagcccgacaggatgctctcgattgtgcatctgtaatagTTAGTGAGGGTTTTTGGTGACAAACCACTTTTTTCcccctcctgaggttgaagagccgctgttgcaccttcttcaccacgctgtctgcgtaagtggaccatttcagtttgtctgtgatgagtCCACCGAGGAACTtataactttccaccttctctgcTGTCTCATCGATGAGGaatgggggggtgctccctctgctgtttcctgaagtccacgatcatctctttttgttttgctgacattgagaggttattttcctgacaccacactccgagggccctcaccctcctccctgtaggccatctcgtcgttgttgggaatcaagcctaccactgtagtgtcgtctccAATCATGATGATTgcgttggaggcg is a window encoding:
- the LOC118365269 gene encoding V-type proton ATPase 116 kDa subunit a 1-like isoform X1 codes for the protein MGELFRSEEMTLAQLYLQSESAYCCVSELGEIGMVQFRDLNPDVNVFQRKFVNEVRRCEEMDRKLRFVEKEIKKANIPMVDTGENPEVPLPRDMIDLEATFEKLENELKEINTNQEALKKNFLELTELKHILRRTQQFFDEVNSTMEDPNLLEESSTLMDPTEAGTRAPLRLGFVAGVISRERIPTFERMLWRVCRGNVFLRQADIEDSLEDPATGDQVYKSVFIIFFQGDQLKTRVKKICEGFRASLYPCPETPQERKEMAAGVATRIDDLQMVLNQTEDHRQRVLQAAAKTVRVWFIKVRKMKAVYHTLNLCNIDVTQKCLIAEVWCPVSDMDSIQFALRRGTEKSGSTVPSILNRMQTKQTPPTFNKTNKFTSGFQNIVDAYGIGNYREMNPAPYTIITFPFLFAVMFGDLGHGVLMTCAALYLVLRESRLVAQKNDNEMFSMVFAGRYIILLMGVFSIYTGIIYNDCFSKSLNMFGSGWSVRPMFDPRANNLTWSFQTLDENKVLQLDPAVRGVFNGPYPIGIDPIWNIATNKLTFLNSFKMKMSVILGVIHMLFGVSLSFFNHLYFKKPLNIYLGFIPEIVFMASLFGYLVILVFYKWLAYDAHTSRNAPSLLIAFINMFLFNYNDPTNQPLYRGQMVIQTLLVLIALACVPCMLIVKTLVLRRQYLWKKNLGTQNFGGIRVGNGPTEDEAEIIQHDQLSQHSENDEHEAPEEEVFNFGDVAVHQAIHTIEYCLGCISNTASYLRLWALSLAHAQLSEVLWTMVMHLGLSSRSFGGFVALSIIFGAFAVLTVCILLIMEGLSAFLHALRLHWVEFQNKFYVGQGFKFLPFTFESILEGRSED
- the LOC118365269 gene encoding V-type proton ATPase 116 kDa subunit a 1-like isoform X4, which translates into the protein MGELFRSEEMTLAQLYLQSESAYCCVSELGEIGMVQFRDLNPDVNVFQRKFVNEVRRCEEMDRKLRFVEKEIKKANIPMVDTGENPEVPLPRDMIDLEATFEKLENELKEINTNQEALKKNFLELTELKHILRRTQQFFDEMEDPNLLEESSTLMDPTEAGTRAPLRLGFVAGVISRERIPTFERMLWRVCRGNVFLRQADIEDSLEDPATGDQVYKSVFIIFFQGDQLKTRVKKICEGFRASLYPCPETPQERKEMAAGVATRIDDLQMVLNQTEDHRQRVLQAAAKTVRVWFIKVRKMKAVYHTLNLCNIDVTQKCLIAEVWCPVSDMDSIQFALRRGTEKSGSTVPSILNRMQTKQTPPTFNKTNKFTSGFQNIVDAYGIGNYREMNPAPYTIITFPFLFAVMFGDLGHGVLMTCAALYLVLRESRLVAQKNDNEMFSMVFAGRYIILLMGVFSIYTGIIYNDCFSKSLNMFGSGWSVRPMFDPRANNLTWSFQTLDENKVLQLDPAVRGVFNGPYPIGIDPIWNIATNKLTFLNSFKMKMSVILGVIHMLFGVSLSFFNHLYFKKPLNIYLGFIPEIVFMASLFGYLVILVFYKWLAYDAHTSRNAPSLLIAFINMFLFNYNDPTNQPLYRGQMVIQTLLVLIALACVPCMLIVKTLVLRRQYLWKKNLGTQNFGGIRVGNGPTEDEAEIIQHDQLSQHSENDEHEFNFGDVAVHQAIHTIEYCLGCISNTASYLRLWALSLAHAQLSEVLWTMVMHLGLSSRSFGGFVALSIIFGAFAVLTVCILLIMEGLSAFLHALRLHWVEFQNKFYVGQGFKFLPFTFESILEGRSED
- the LOC118365269 gene encoding V-type proton ATPase 116 kDa subunit a 1-like isoform X3; this encodes MGELFRSEEMTLAQLYLQSESAYCCVSELGEIGMVQFRDLNPDVNVFQRKFVNEVRRCEEMDRKLRFVEKEIKKANIPMVDTGENPEVPLPRDMIDLEATFEKLENELKEINTNQEALKKNFLELTELKHILRRTQQFFDEVNSTMEDPNLLEESSTLMDPTEAGTRAPLRLGFVAGVISRERIPTFERMLWRVCRGNVFLRQADIEDSLEDPATGDQVYKSVFIIFFQGDQLKTRVKKICEGFRASLYPCPETPQERKEMAAGVATRIDDLQMVLNQTEDHRQRVLQAAAKTVRVWFIKVRKMKAVYHTLNLCNIDVTQKCLIAEVWCPVSDMDSIQFALRRGTEKSGSTVPSILNRMQTKQTPPTFNKTNKFTSGFQNIVDAYGIGNYREMNPAPYTIITFPFLFAVMFGDLGHGVLMTCAALYLVLRESRLVAQKNDNEMFSMVFAGRYIILLMGVFSIYTGIIYNDCFSKSLNMFGSGWSVRPMFDPRANNLTWSFQTLDENKVLQLDPAVRGVFNGPYPIGIDPIWNIATNKLTFLNSFKMKMSVILGVIHMLFGVSLSFFNHLYFKKPLNIYLGFIPEIVFMASLFGYLVILVFYKWLAYDAHTSRNAPSLLIAFINMFLFNYNDPTNQPLYRGQMVIQTLLVLIALACVPCMLIVKTLVLRRQYLWKKNLGTQNFGGIRVGNGPTEDEAEIIQHDQLSQHSENDEHEFNFGDVAVHQAIHTIEYCLGCISNTASYLRLWALSLAHAQLSEVLWTMVMHLGLSSRSFGGFVALSIIFGAFAVLTVCILLIMEGLSAFLHALRLHWVEFQNKFYVGQGFKFLPFTFESILEGRSED
- the LOC118365269 gene encoding V-type proton ATPase 116 kDa subunit a 1-like isoform X2, which codes for MGELFRSEEMTLAQLYLQSESAYCCVSELGEIGMVQFRDLNPDVNVFQRKFVNEVRRCEEMDRKLRFVEKEIKKANIPMVDTGENPEVPLPRDMIDLEATFEKLENELKEINTNQEALKKNFLELTELKHILRRTQQFFDEMEDPNLLEESSTLMDPTEAGTRAPLRLGFVAGVISRERIPTFERMLWRVCRGNVFLRQADIEDSLEDPATGDQVYKSVFIIFFQGDQLKTRVKKICEGFRASLYPCPETPQERKEMAAGVATRIDDLQMVLNQTEDHRQRVLQAAAKTVRVWFIKVRKMKAVYHTLNLCNIDVTQKCLIAEVWCPVSDMDSIQFALRRGTEKSGSTVPSILNRMQTKQTPPTFNKTNKFTSGFQNIVDAYGIGNYREMNPAPYTIITFPFLFAVMFGDLGHGVLMTCAALYLVLRESRLVAQKNDNEMFSMVFAGRYIILLMGVFSIYTGIIYNDCFSKSLNMFGSGWSVRPMFDPRANNLTWSFQTLDENKVLQLDPAVRGVFNGPYPIGIDPIWNIATNKLTFLNSFKMKMSVILGVIHMLFGVSLSFFNHLYFKKPLNIYLGFIPEIVFMASLFGYLVILVFYKWLAYDAHTSRNAPSLLIAFINMFLFNYNDPTNQPLYRGQMVIQTLLVLIALACVPCMLIVKTLVLRRQYLWKKNLGTQNFGGIRVGNGPTEDEAEIIQHDQLSQHSENDEHEAPEEEVFNFGDVAVHQAIHTIEYCLGCISNTASYLRLWALSLAHAQLSEVLWTMVMHLGLSSRSFGGFVALSIIFGAFAVLTVCILLIMEGLSAFLHALRLHWVEFQNKFYVGQGFKFLPFTFESILEGRSED